A window of Lepidochelys kempii isolate rLepKem1 chromosome 1, rLepKem1.hap2, whole genome shotgun sequence contains these coding sequences:
- the LOC140898215 gene encoding olfactory receptor 51E1-like: MSASNNISFSASPFTLIGIPGLEAAHFWLAFLLFSLYLFTVLGNGTIIYIIKAEQSLHEPMYLFLCMLAAIDILISTSTMPRMMDLLWFNSTTIGFDACLLQMFCIHSLSGMESTVLLAMAFDRYVAICCPLRHAAILTSPSIAKIGLAAVIRGATVMAPLPIFIKRLPFCGSRVLSHSYCLHQDVMKLACADIKVNIIYGLIVIISVIGLDSLLISLSYIFILRAALSLSQEARLKALGTCISHVCAVFLFYVPFIGLSMVHRFGKIHGSNIHVVMANVHLLVPPVLNPIVYGVKTKQIHQRITRLFQRTTH; encoded by the coding sequence ATGTCAGCTTCCAACAACATCAGCTTCAGCGCTTCCCCCTTCACCTTGATTGGAATCCCAGGGCTGGAGGCAGCTCATTTCTGGCTGGCCTTTCTTCTGTTCTCATTGTACCTCTTCACCGTGCTCGGGAATGGCACCATTATTTATATCATCAAAGCCGAGCaaagcctccatgagcccatgtaccTTTTCCTCTGCATGCTTGCAGCCATTGATATACTGATCTCCACATCCACCATGCCGAGGATGATGGACCTCCTCTGGTTCAACTCCACCACCATTGGGTTTGATGCCTGCCTGCTCCAGATGTTCTGCATCCACTCTCTGTCAGGCATGGAGTCCACGGTCTTGCTGGCCATGGCTTTTGATCGCTACGTGGCCATATGCTGTCCCCTGAGGCACGCCGCCATCCTCACCAGCCCCAGCATAGCCAAGATAGGGCTGGCAGCAGTAATCAGAGGAGCTACCGTGATGGCCCCCTTGCCCATTTTTATTAAAAGGCTGCCCTTCTGCGGCTCCAGAgtcctctcccattcctactgCTTACACCAGGACGTGATGAAGCTGGCCTGTGCCGATATAAAAGTCAATATCATATACGGTTTGATTGTTATTATCTCTGTCATTGGGCTGGACTCCCTGCTGATCTCCCTGTCGTACATCTTCATTCTCAGGGCTGCCTTGAGTCTGAGCCAGGAGGCCAGACTCAAGGCACTGGGCACCTGCATCTCCCACGTCTGTGCCGTCTTCCTGTTCTATGTGCCGTTCATTGGCCTGTCCATGGTGCACAGGTTTGGGAAGATACATGGTTCCAACATCCATGTCGTAATGGCCAACGTCCACTTGCTGGTGCCCCCAGTACTCAACCCAATAGTGTATGGGGTGAAAACCAAGCAAATCCATCAAAGGATCACGAGGCTGTTCCAAAGAACTACCCACTGA